In candidate division KSB1 bacterium, one DNA window encodes the following:
- a CDS encoding amino acid adenylation domain-containing protein, producing the protein MDKRNIEAIYPLSPMQQGMVFHSLYAGDSGVYIEQLTGTLEGAVNVPAFQQAWQCVVQRHPILRTSFVWKKLDRILQVVHKQVSLPFEVLDWRHLNQAEQQLELERLIRTNQQTGFNLNEPPLLRITLIRLGENRHQFLWCHHHALLDGWSLPLVMKEVFVYYQALARGKDIRLPAVRPYRDYINWLQQQSIAEAEQYWRNALAGFYAPTPLVVDQISKAQPKPDKNYDETKRYLSESLTAELQSLARKHQITLNNLLQGAWAILLSRYSGQSDVVFGTTVSGRPAELPGVESMVGLFINTLPLRVVVSDQAGLIPWLKQLHAQQIEMRQFEFAPLVEIQRWSELPKGTPLFESILVFENYPIDSALLMGDSDIEISNVHGIEQTNYPITLVGAPGKQMYLLICYDTHRLSRLVVERMLDHLTTLLEGFVANPEQSLGELNLLSSAERQQILLDWNQTAAPFPQSRCLHELVEEQVAKSPDAIAVIFKNEKMSYLELNRRANQLAHFLQQRGIGPGMRVGISMERSIEMIVAVLATIKAGGAYVPIDPNYPKDRIMFMLHDAQLSILLTQQPLLDRFELDQIEAICVDTQWEQLAKLNDQNLGTTVNPENLAYIIYTSGSTGRPKGTMLEHRGVINFVVEFARLLNLSPQSRMLQFASLSFDASVAEIFPCLIIGATLVIAQQHEVMSAIELKRLMQLQAVNAVCLPPSMLNLLDPADLPELSTVISAGEACHAPIVENWAIGRTFVNAYGPTETSVGASFYRVDPLLLSEDSVPIGRPFQNKQFYVLDERLRPVPIGVPGELYIGGVGLSRGYLNRPDLTAERFIADPFGSKPGQRIYKTGDLVRYRPDGNLEYLGRVDHQIKLRGFRIEMEEIEAVIHQFPGIKAAAVAVHEDQNGEKSLSAYLVPDSSLAEGFSVAELQAFLKTKLPDYMVPARFMMLDHLPLTPNGKIDRAALPAPDHSAFLTAARYVPPRTATEQLLATIMAHILQVDRVGLNDNFFQLGGHSLLGVRLQSRIRDAFQIELPLRQIFDSATLSELASAIDAIRAAGPISEMPAIEPMPRDQEIPLSFAQQRLWFLDQLQPNSPFYNIPIALRAIGNLNISALKQSLQQVIQRHETLRTSFKVSKGKPYQIISDQAEIKIEIIDLTQMNKGDQELRVQQLATEEAIRPFDLSSGPLLRVSIIRLQPEQHVILVTMHHIISDGWSMAIFIKEVAACYQAVCQDQAISLPNLPIQYADFANWQRRWLTGSVLEQQLDYWKQQLAGLPPMLELPTDKPRPAIQSANGAALTRKLSLDLLKSAKNFSGQENVTLFMTLLAAFKTLLFRYTGQGDIAVGIPHASRNRSEIEGLIGFFVNTLVLRTQLGDAPSFKELVRRVREVTLAAYAHQDLPFEMLVEAIQPQRDLSHTPLFQVMFVMQNMPLEPLELPGLTFEPIQIETRTAKFDLSLIASEASDGLEVIVEYNTDLFYPATIQRIMEHFERVLHLALSHPDQSISRLPLLSEAEHQQILIDWNRTRMPFPDGLAMHQWFEQVSATHSDRIAVRYKDQQLSYAELNRRANQLANYLIAQGVHVEDLIGICMTRSPEMIIAVMGSLKAGAAFIPLDPAYPKERLAYMISDSNATMVLTQQALASELEPIGPRLVCLDTEWENIFRYPTSTPNIEMDAENLAYVIYTSGSTGKPKGTMIQHRGWCNLGRVQQMLFGIGPDSRILQFSALSFDASVWEMVMALGSGGTLVLTDQESLLTGQSLLHVLQHEQITTVTLPPSVLAVIPQTDLPELRTLITAGEACTKDLVDRWANGRQMFNAYGPTETTVCASAYSIDAQEDRNPAIGRPIANFELYILDSNLVPVPIGVPGELCVGGIGLARGYLRRPDLTAEKFIPNPFSSEPGARLYRTGDLVKYRPDGNIEFLGRIDQQVKLRGFRIELGEIETLIASHPGVRDAAVVVREDPSGGRRLVAYFTVAPESQMDLADLRRFLRSHLPEYMVPASLMQLERFPLTPSGKVDRKALPAPDFSRATLENPYIAPRNDIEAKLANICARLLNIQQVGISDNFFDLGGHSLLATQFIAHVQDEFQVELPLRAIFEEPTIAGLAEKIATLPPASFSATTVKMEAEQRGEQKLADLISELVTLSDEEAKQLLASEMISDQ; encoded by the coding sequence ATGGATAAACGAAATATCGAAGCGATCTATCCATTATCGCCCATGCAGCAGGGCATGGTGTTCCATAGCCTTTATGCTGGCGATTCTGGAGTATACATAGAACAATTAACTGGAACCTTGGAAGGAGCGGTCAATGTTCCAGCGTTTCAACAGGCTTGGCAATGCGTGGTACAACGTCATCCCATTCTAAGAACTTCTTTTGTGTGGAAAAAGTTGGATCGGATCCTCCAGGTTGTACACAAGCAAGTTTCACTACCATTCGAAGTACTGGATTGGCGTCACCTCAACCAGGCGGAACAACAGCTGGAGCTCGAGCGGCTCATCCGCACCAATCAGCAGACTGGGTTCAATTTGAATGAACCTCCGTTGCTGCGCATCACCCTAATTCGTCTGGGAGAAAATCGCCACCAGTTTCTTTGGTGTCATCATCACGCGCTGCTGGACGGTTGGTCCCTACCTCTGGTGATGAAAGAGGTATTTGTCTATTACCAGGCGCTGGCTCGGGGCAAAGATATTCGCTTGCCAGCGGTACGTCCCTATCGCGATTACATCAATTGGCTTCAACAGCAATCCATTGCAGAAGCCGAACAATACTGGCGCAATGCATTGGCTGGATTCTATGCGCCCACCCCGCTGGTCGTGGATCAAATTTCCAAAGCTCAGCCAAAACCAGATAAGAACTACGACGAAACGAAGCGCTATTTGTCCGAATCTCTCACAGCAGAGCTGCAATCCCTGGCGCGGAAACATCAGATTACGCTGAATAACTTGCTTCAAGGCGCTTGGGCGATCTTGTTGAGTCGATATAGCGGCCAATCGGATGTGGTATTCGGTACAACGGTCTCAGGCCGGCCAGCCGAACTGCCCGGAGTGGAATCGATGGTCGGACTGTTTATCAACACGCTGCCATTGCGGGTGGTTGTTTCTGACCAAGCAGGATTAATCCCCTGGCTGAAACAGTTGCATGCACAGCAAATCGAAATGCGGCAATTTGAATTCGCTCCTTTGGTGGAAATCCAGCGATGGAGCGAACTGCCGAAAGGAACACCGCTATTTGAATCCATTCTTGTATTCGAGAACTATCCGATCGACAGCGCATTACTGATGGGGGATAGCGATATTGAGATCTCGAATGTGCATGGGATCGAACAAACAAATTACCCGATCACCTTGGTCGGCGCCCCGGGCAAGCAGATGTATCTGCTCATTTGTTATGATACTCATCGCCTGTCGCGACTGGTCGTCGAACGGATGTTGGACCATCTCACCACGTTATTAGAGGGATTTGTCGCCAATCCCGAGCAATCACTGGGAGAGCTCAATTTGCTAAGCTCTGCCGAGCGGCAGCAGATCTTGCTCGACTGGAACCAGACCGCCGCACCGTTTCCACAAAGTCGTTGTCTGCACGAACTCGTCGAGGAACAAGTCGCAAAATCACCTGATGCGATCGCGGTCATCTTCAAGAATGAAAAAATGTCCTATCTGGAATTGAACAGACGAGCCAATCAACTGGCCCATTTTCTCCAGCAGCGCGGCATAGGGCCTGGGATGCGGGTGGGGATCAGCATGGAGCGATCGATCGAGATGATCGTGGCGGTACTAGCAACGATCAAGGCAGGAGGAGCTTATGTGCCCATCGACCCGAATTACCCCAAAGATCGCATTATGTTCATGCTGCACGATGCCCAGCTTTCTATTCTGTTGACGCAGCAGCCCTTGCTCGATAGATTTGAATTGGATCAGATCGAAGCCATCTGTGTCGATACGCAATGGGAACAGCTTGCGAAGCTTAATGACCAGAACCTGGGAACCACAGTTAACCCAGAAAATCTTGCTTACATTATTTACACCTCAGGTTCAACTGGGCGACCCAAAGGAACGATGCTCGAACATCGCGGCGTCATTAATTTCGTGGTTGAGTTCGCCCGATTGCTTAACTTATCTCCCCAAAGTCGTATGCTTCAGTTTGCATCGCTCAGTTTCGATGCCTCAGTGGCTGAAATATTTCCCTGCTTAATCATCGGAGCTACCTTAGTGATTGCACAGCAGCATGAGGTGATGTCAGCTATTGAACTGAAACGATTGATGCAGCTTCAAGCGGTCAATGCTGTCTGTTTGCCGCCATCCATGCTCAATCTCCTCGATCCTGCGGACCTGCCCGAATTGAGCACAGTCATTTCTGCTGGCGAAGCTTGTCATGCTCCAATCGTTGAGAACTGGGCGATCGGAAGGACATTCGTCAATGCCTATGGCCCAACAGAAACTTCAGTCGGAGCAAGTTTCTATCGGGTCGATCCATTACTGCTGAGTGAAGATAGTGTTCCCATTGGCCGACCATTTCAAAATAAACAGTTCTACGTTCTCGATGAGCGCCTTCGGCCGGTCCCAATCGGCGTACCAGGAGAGCTTTATATCGGTGGCGTTGGTTTATCCCGAGGCTATCTCAATCGGCCAGACCTCACGGCTGAAAGGTTCATTGCCGACCCGTTCGGTAGCAAACCGGGCCAACGGATCTATAAAACTGGAGATCTGGTGCGTTATCGGCCTGATGGCAATCTTGAATATCTGGGACGGGTCGACCATCAGATCAAGCTCCGCGGTTTCCGGATCGAAATGGAGGAAATCGAAGCGGTGATTCATCAGTTCCCTGGGATAAAAGCTGCAGCGGTGGCGGTACATGAGGATCAAAATGGAGAAAAATCGCTCAGCGCCTATCTTGTGCCCGACAGCTCACTCGCTGAAGGTTTTTCGGTTGCAGAGCTGCAAGCTTTTCTCAAGACCAAGTTGCCCGACTATATGGTTCCAGCGCGTTTCATGATGCTGGATCACTTGCCGCTGACCCCTAATGGTAAAATCGATCGAGCGGCCTTGCCCGCTCCTGACCATTCGGCCTTTCTGACCGCAGCTCGCTATGTGCCCCCTCGTACGGCAACGGAGCAACTGCTCGCCACCATCATGGCGCACATTCTGCAGGTCGATCGCGTCGGGCTAAATGATAATTTTTTCCAATTGGGTGGACATTCGCTATTAGGTGTTCGCCTACAAAGCCGCATCCGCGATGCATTTCAAATCGAACTCCCGCTGCGACAGATATTCGATTCCGCCACGCTTTCTGAGTTGGCCAGCGCTATCGACGCGATTCGCGCGGCTGGACCAATCAGCGAAATGCCCGCGATTGAACCAATGCCCAGGGATCAAGAGATTCCTCTCTCGTTTGCTCAACAGCGGCTCTGGTTCTTGGATCAGTTGCAACCCAATAGCCCGTTCTATAACATTCCCATCGCGCTCCGCGCCATTGGAAATTTAAATATCTCCGCCTTAAAGCAGAGCCTTCAACAAGTGATTCAACGCCATGAAACGCTCCGGACCAGCTTTAAGGTGAGCAAGGGCAAACCGTATCAAATCATCTCAGATCAAGCTGAGATCAAAATAGAGATCATCGACCTCACCCAGATGAACAAGGGCGATCAGGAACTGAGGGTACAGCAATTGGCCACTGAGGAAGCGATCCGGCCATTCGATCTCAGCAGTGGCCCTCTGCTGCGTGTCAGCATCATTCGGTTACAACCAGAACAGCACGTCATTTTGGTGACCATGCATCATATCATCTCCGATGGTTGGTCCATGGCGATATTCATTAAAGAAGTCGCGGCATGTTACCAAGCCGTTTGCCAAGATCAGGCAATCTCACTGCCAAACCTGCCGATTCAATATGCTGATTTCGCCAATTGGCAGCGCCGCTGGCTGACTGGATCGGTGCTCGAGCAGCAGTTGGATTATTGGAAACAGCAGTTGGCAGGTTTGCCCCCGATGTTGGAACTTCCGACCGATAAACCTCGGCCAGCCATTCAAAGCGCCAATGGTGCCGCCCTGACGAGAAAGTTATCCCTTGATCTGCTCAAATCTGCTAAAAATTTCAGTGGTCAAGAAAACGTAACCTTATTCATGACGCTCCTGGCGGCGTTCAAGACGCTGCTGTTTCGGTACACAGGACAGGGAGATATCGCAGTTGGGATACCTCACGCCAGCCGCAATCGCTCTGAGATCGAAGGTCTGATCGGGTTCTTCGTCAACACGCTGGTACTGCGCACTCAGCTTGGTGATGCACCGAGCTTTAAAGAATTGGTGCGCCGGGTTCGAGAGGTCACCTTGGCAGCTTATGCTCATCAGGACTTACCGTTCGAAATGCTGGTAGAAGCCATCCAACCCCAGCGCGATTTGAGCCACACACCACTGTTTCAAGTGATGTTCGTCATGCAAAATATGCCGCTGGAACCTCTTGAGTTACCAGGCTTGACTTTCGAACCAATTCAGATTGAGACCCGCACCGCGAAATTCGACCTCTCGCTCATCGCGTCTGAAGCTTCGGATGGGCTCGAAGTAATAGTTGAATACAATACCGATTTGTTCTATCCAGCTACCATTCAGCGGATCATGGAGCATTTCGAGCGTGTTCTGCACCTCGCTCTCAGTCATCCAGATCAGTCCATTTCGCGGCTTCCGCTCCTATCCGAAGCGGAGCATCAACAGATCCTGATCGATTGGAACCGGACCCGAATGCCGTTTCCCGATGGACTTGCCATGCATCAATGGTTTGAGCAGGTATCGGCGACCCATTCCGACCGAATTGCGGTTCGTTATAAGGATCAGCAGCTCAGTTACGCCGAACTCAACCGGCGTGCCAACCAATTGGCTAACTATCTCATCGCTCAGGGGGTCCATGTGGAAGACCTAATTGGGATCTGCATGACTCGATCACCAGAAATGATAATCGCCGTAATGGGCAGCCTCAAAGCTGGAGCGGCTTTCATCCCGCTTGACCCGGCTTATCCCAAAGAACGCTTAGCCTATATGATCAGCGATTCCAATGCGACGATGGTGCTCACTCAACAAGCCCTCGCTAGCGAGCTCGAACCAATTGGGCCACGGCTGGTTTGCCTTGATACCGAATGGGAAAATATTTTCAGATATCCAACATCAACCCCAAACATCGAAATGGATGCAGAAAATTTAGCTTATGTGATCTATACATCAGGTTCGACTGGCAAGCCCAAAGGCACAATGATCCAGCATCGCGGTTGGTGCAATCTCGGTCGTGTGCAGCAGATGCTCTTTGGTATTGGCCCAGATAGTCGTATCCTGCAATTCTCAGCGCTCAGCTTCGATGCTTCTGTATGGGAAATGGTAATGGCGCTGGGGAGTGGCGGGACTTTGGTACTGACTGATCAAGAATCGCTGCTGACTGGTCAAAGTTTGCTGCACGTGTTGCAGCACGAGCAGATCACGACGGTAACTTTGCCGCCCTCGGTACTGGCAGTCATTCCTCAAACTGATTTGCCTGAGCTGCGCACCCTCATCACCGCAGGCGAAGCCTGCACCAAAGATCTGGTCGATCGGTGGGCGAACGGACGCCAGATGTTCAACGCCTATGGTCCCACCGAGACCACGGTTTGCGCTTCTGCCTATTCAATCGACGCGCAGGAGGATCGTAATCCAGCCATTGGTCGTCCCATTGCCAATTTCGAATTGTACATTTTGGATTCGAATCTTGTGCCAGTTCCGATCGGTGTGCCCGGTGAATTGTGCGTCGGAGGGATAGGGCTGGCACGAGGCTATCTGAGACGTCCTGATTTGACTGCGGAGAAATTCATTCCAAACCCATTCAGCAGTGAGCCAGGAGCACGCCTATATCGCACTGGCGATCTGGTCAAATATCGGCCCGATGGCAATATCGAATTTTTAGGCCGAATCGATCAACAGGTGAAGCTGCGCGGTTTTCGGATCGAGTTGGGCGAAATCGAAACGCTGATCGCCAGTCACCCTGGCGTGCGGGATGCGGCAGTCGTCGTTCGGGAGGATCCATCGGGAGGTCGACGCTTGGTGGCCTATTTCACAGTTGCTCCGGAAAGCCAAATGGATCTAGCCGACTTGCGTCGCTTCCTGCGCAGCCATCTGCCAGAGTATATGGTCCCAGCCAGCTTGATGCAACTGGAGCGATTCCCTCTTACGCCCAGCGGCAAAGTAGATCGCAAGGCATTGCCTGCACCCGACTTCTCTCGAGCGACGCTGGAGAATCCATATATTGCTCCTCGCAACGATATTGAAGCAAAACTGGCTAATATTTGTGCCAGATTGCTCAACATCCAGCAGGTCGGCATTTCTGATAACTTCTTTGACTTAGGTGGACACTCGCTTTTAGCGACCCAATTTATCGCGCATGTTCAAGATGAATTTCAAGTAGAATTGCCGCTCCGTGCCATATTCGAAGAGCCCACTATCGCAGGCCTCGCTGAAAAGATCGCTACTTTGCCACCAGCTTCATTCAGCGCCACTACGGTCAAAATGGAAGCTGAACAACGCGGAGAACAAAAACTGGCCGACTTAATCTCAGAGCTCGTCACGCTTAGCGATGAGGAAGCTAAGCAACTCCTGGCAAGCGAAATGATCAGTGATCAGTAA